From Thalassovita sp.:
CAAAAGAAGAGGCATAAGGCGCATGAGCGAAATCAGCGAATTGGAACGCCGCATCACCGCCGCATTGGACCGGATTGCCCGGGATGTGGACGTCTTGGCAGCGCGTCCTGCAGTGGCGGAGTACACGGCAGAGAGCGACAGTGACGAGGGTGCGGATCAGGCACCGGCGGGTGCAGTTGAGGGGGCGGCAGAGGCCACGGCAACGGCAGAGGAACTGGCGGCCCTGAAACAGCAGCTGGAAGATGAGAAACTGGCCAATCAGCAGCTGGAAGAGCGGCTGAAAAGCCTGCGTCTGAAGCTGGACAAGAAAGACGCCGAGGCCGAGCTGGCGATGAGCGATCTGAAATCCTCCATGGCGGAACTGGACGGCGCGCTGCAGGCGCTGCGGCAGTCTTCGGCAGAGCTGCGCGGCAGCAGTGAGGCCCTGCGCCAGGGGGCGGCCGCTGGCGTTAGCGATCCGGAGGCGATCAATGCGGCCATGGCGGCGGAACTGGCCGCGCTGCAGGCGGAACGTCAGGCTGAGGCGGCCGAGGGCGGTGCAATCCTCACCGCGATGGAGCCGCTGCTGACCCGCGCCGAAGAGAAGGAACAAGCCTGATGCCTGAAGTAGAAATTCACATCGGTGGTCGTGCTTTTGAAGTCTCCTGCCAGGAGGGTGAGGAGCATTTCCTGCAGTCCGCAGCCAAGATGCTGGACAATGAAGCCAGCGTGTTGTCGCAACAAATCTGCCGTCTGCCAGAGGCGCGGATGCTTCTGATGGCGGGTCTGATGCTGGCGGACAAAACAGCCGGGGTTGAGGACAAGCTGGCCGAGGTCGAAGCCAAGCTGGCGGAAAAAGAAGCCGAACTGGCCGCGCTGAAAGAGGCCCCAGCGCCCGAGCCTGAGCGTATCGAGGTGCCGGTGATCCCGCAGATTGTCAATGACACGCTGGCCGAACTGGCCGCCCGCGCCGAAGCGCTGGCCGGTGACATCGAAGATAAGGTGAAGGCCGAGGCCTAAGAACTTGTTGTTTAAATGAAAAGGCGCTCCATCAGGGGCGCCTTTTTTGTTTGCTGGATGCTGTTAAACCTGCTGCTGCAGGCTATCCCAAATGTGCCGGCCAACAGGGCCAAGCGGATACCGCGCGCGTTTGGCAAGGCAGACCGGCAATGAGATCTGCCCCAATGTGGGCAGCGCCACCAAGGTGCCGTCGGACAGTTCTGCATCGACCATGTGTTTGGGCAGGCGTCCCCAGCCAAGGCCGGCACAGATCAGATCCCGCTTGGCGCCAAGTTCGGTCACAAACCATTTCTGCGATTGTTCAAGCAGCCCGGCGTCTGGCGATTGCTCATCGGGGGATTTGACCACAATCTGCGGCAGGGACAGCAACATGTCCCGGGTGACCTCCGCTGCGGGCACGGTCACCTGATCGGATTTGATCACCAGCGGCATCTCCATCGTTTCAAGCTGCAGGTAGTCCAGCGCACCATGGCGGCTGGCCACCACACAAATGGCCAGATCCACCGTATCGGCCAGCAACAGACGCTCCCCCGCGCCGACCTCAAATTCCAGATGGATGGTTGTTGACGGGAAGGTGTGGCGTAAATCGTTCAACAGCGATGACAGCTGATCGGGCGGAAAGACACTGCTGACGGCCAGTTTCAGCTCACCTTCAACCTCCCCCTTCAGGTCCTGAACATAGGCTTCAAACTCTTGCGCGTGATCCAGCAGCCTGCGGATGCGGGTGAGCAGCAGCTTACCCTCCGCCGTGAGTTTGGGCCGGTATTCGGAGCGGTCAAATATCTGGATCTGATAGAAGTCTTCGACCTGTTTCACCGCGTAGGATACTGCAGGGCGGGCTTTGTTCAGTTTCTCACTGGCAAGTTGAAAACTCCCAAGGTCGCAGACCGTGCTGACAACATGGAGGTGGTTGAGGTTTGTCATGGTCAGAAAATATGACGTAGTTGGTCAAAAAGCTATGCTTTTTTTGTTACCAATAGGGCGGATATTCCCTGTTCATCCCTCTCAAATTATCAGGAGTTAGAGATGAAAATTGTTGTCATTGGCGGAACCGGGCTTGTTGGACAGGAAATTGTGAAACAGCTGCAGACCGCACATGAGGTCATCGCGGTCAGTCGGAACAGCGCGGATCTACAGGTC
This genomic window contains:
- a CDS encoding LysR family transcriptional regulator: MTNLNHLHVVSTVCDLGSFQLASEKLNKARPAVSYAVKQVEDFYQIQIFDRSEYRPKLTAEGKLLLTRIRRLLDHAQEFEAYVQDLKGEVEGELKLAVSSVFPPDQLSSLLNDLRHTFPSTTIHLEFEVGAGERLLLADTVDLAICVVASRHGALDYLQLETMEMPLVIKSDQVTVPAAEVTRDMLLSLPQIVVKSPDEQSPDAGLLEQSQKWFVTELGAKRDLICAGLGWGRLPKHMVDAELSDGTLVALPTLGQISLPVCLAKRARYPLGPVGRHIWDSLQQQV
- a CDS encoding cell division protein ZapA, yielding MPEVEIHIGGRAFEVSCQEGEEHFLQSAAKMLDNEASVLSQQICRLPEARMLLMAGLMLADKTAGVEDKLAEVEAKLAEKEAELAALKEAPAPEPERIEVPVIPQIVNDTLAELAARAEALAGDIEDKVKAEA